From Gordonia crocea, the proteins below share one genomic window:
- a CDS encoding SGNH/GDSL hydrolase family protein, whose product MSVVVRGTRLAAVGVGVLVAGALLAAPADAAPLRGAEYVALGDSAAAGPLIEPQDRSSPGCFRAERNYPAVIAQRVGARLRDATCSSARSANVYATPQRTVAGLVPVQASTLSARTRLVTLTIGLNDVGMFPIALSCASIPGSTPCNQRYRRGGPDDLHVRINAAGVKWGRMLDSIRRHAPNAKVVVVGYGTYIRSGGCAAQPIRPADADFFRSVVAKANRVMAAQAQRRGMQFVDIGPMSEGHDMCAPPARQYFYGTVPSELGVPLHPTPLGMVAIGRYVASRLG is encoded by the coding sequence ATGAGTGTTGTGGTGCGCGGGACGCGGTTGGCCGCGGTGGGTGTCGGGGTGCTCGTCGCGGGAGCGCTCCTGGCAGCTCCGGCAGACGCCGCCCCGCTGCGCGGCGCCGAGTACGTTGCCCTCGGTGATTCGGCGGCCGCCGGGCCGCTGATCGAACCGCAGGACCGATCCTCGCCGGGGTGCTTTCGGGCAGAACGGAACTACCCGGCGGTGATCGCCCAGCGCGTCGGCGCTCGGTTGCGTGACGCGACGTGCTCGTCGGCGCGATCGGCGAACGTTTACGCGACGCCGCAGCGCACGGTGGCCGGGCTGGTCCCGGTTCAGGCGTCGACGCTCTCGGCGCGGACCAGGCTGGTGACCCTGACGATCGGGCTGAACGACGTGGGGATGTTCCCGATCGCGCTCTCGTGCGCGAGCATCCCCGGTTCGACGCCGTGCAACCAGCGGTATCGCCGAGGTGGCCCCGACGACCTCCATGTCCGGATCAATGCCGCGGGAGTCAAATGGGGACGGATGCTTGACTCGATCCGTCGTCATGCCCCGAACGCGAAGGTCGTCGTCGTCGGCTACGGCACCTACATCCGCAGCGGCGGTTGCGCAGCCCAGCCGATCCGGCCCGCCGACGCCGACTTCTTCCGCAGCGTAGTGGCCAAAGCCAACCGGGTAATGGCCGCGCAAGCGCAGCGGAGGGGAATGCAGTTCGTCGACATCGGCCCGATGAGCGAGGGGCACGACATGTGCGCGCCACCGGCCCGGCAATACTTCTACGGCACGGTCCCGTCGGAACTCGGTGTGCCGCTGCATCCGACACCGCTCGGGATGGTCGCGATCGGCCGGTACGTGGCGAGCCGACTGGGCTGA
- a CDS encoding prolyl oligopeptidase family serine peptidase translates to MTDTDPNGWLEDIDGDSALAWVREQNELSRQALATTPRFEKIRSQTLEILDNDDKIPGVVRRGDHLYNFWRDADNPRGLWRRTTLESYRTDKPEWDVIIDVDTLADDEDENWVWAGARVLRPRDGSGVWRHVLVSLSRGGADATVIREYDLQDRRWVDPADGGFTLPEAKSSMSWLDPDTVYVSTDFGPAPDGHPSLTESGYPRITKRWARGTDFADATTVFTGEYTDVSAGASYDSTPGFERHFAVRSTDFYNSLTYQIGSDGELILIDVPTDAQASPYRQWLLVIPRSPWELAGTVHEPGSLLVFDYDDFLAGGRDATVLFAPDASTSLADISMTRSHLVLITLHDVATRVSLLTLGDWQPAELAGLPDLATISILDTDPEDGDEIFLSSSTFTTPPTLLHGNTIDGVGPIKHSPEFYDSTGVVAEQFFTTSDDGTRIPYFVVRRADVTTGPTLLYGYGGFQNALVPGYAGAAGRNWISDGGIYVIANIRGGGEYGPTWHTQTQKAGRHKVYEDFSSVAKALVADGLTTVAQLGAMGGSNGGLLMGVMATKNPELFGALVCQVPLIDMRRYHTMLAGASWVAEYGNPDDPAEWEFIKPFSPYHNVHADTPCPPILITTSTRDDRVHPGHARKFAALLEQTGHTDVLYYENIEGGHGGAADNKQAAFLAALAYEFLWQQLGP, encoded by the coding sequence ATGACCGACACCGACCCCAACGGATGGCTCGAAGACATCGACGGCGATTCCGCGCTGGCCTGGGTGCGCGAGCAGAACGAACTCTCCCGCCAAGCCCTCGCCACCACACCGCGTTTCGAGAAGATCCGCTCGCAGACGCTGGAGATCCTCGACAACGACGACAAGATCCCCGGCGTGGTCCGGCGCGGCGATCACCTGTACAACTTCTGGCGCGACGCGGACAACCCGCGCGGCCTGTGGCGGCGCACCACCCTGGAGTCCTACCGCACCGACAAACCCGAGTGGGACGTGATCATCGATGTCGACACACTCGCCGACGACGAGGACGAGAACTGGGTGTGGGCCGGTGCCCGCGTCCTGCGCCCGCGCGACGGCTCGGGCGTGTGGCGCCACGTGTTGGTCTCCCTGTCGCGCGGTGGCGCGGACGCAACGGTGATCCGCGAGTACGACTTGCAGGACCGCCGCTGGGTCGATCCTGCCGACGGCGGCTTCACGCTGCCGGAGGCGAAGTCCTCGATGAGTTGGCTCGACCCCGACACCGTCTACGTGAGCACCGACTTCGGCCCCGCCCCCGACGGCCATCCGTCACTGACCGAATCCGGCTATCCCCGCATCACCAAGCGATGGGCCCGCGGCACCGACTTCGCCGATGCGACCACCGTGTTCACCGGTGAATACACCGACGTCTCGGCCGGCGCCTCCTACGACAGCACTCCCGGATTCGAGCGCCATTTTGCGGTCCGCTCCACCGATTTCTACAACTCGCTGACCTACCAGATCGGCTCCGACGGCGAACTGATCCTCATCGATGTGCCGACCGACGCCCAGGCCTCGCCCTATCGGCAGTGGCTCCTCGTGATCCCACGGTCGCCGTGGGAGCTCGCCGGAACCGTCCACGAACCGGGGAGCCTGCTGGTCTTCGACTACGACGACTTTCTCGCCGGCGGGCGCGACGCGACCGTGCTGTTCGCCCCGGACGCGTCGACGAGCCTCGCCGACATTTCGATGACCCGGTCGCACCTGGTGCTGATCACGCTGCACGACGTCGCGACGCGGGTGTCGCTGTTGACCCTGGGTGATTGGCAACCCGCCGAACTCGCCGGCCTGCCCGACCTGGCGACCATCTCGATCCTCGACACCGACCCCGAGGACGGCGACGAGATCTTCCTCTCGTCGAGCACGTTCACCACGCCGCCCACCCTGCTGCACGGCAACACGATCGACGGGGTCGGGCCCATCAAACACTCGCCGGAGTTCTACGACTCGACCGGCGTCGTCGCCGAACAGTTCTTCACCACCTCCGACGACGGGACGCGCATCCCCTATTTCGTGGTGCGCCGCGCCGACGTGACGACCGGCCCCACCCTGCTCTACGGCTACGGCGGATTCCAGAACGCACTCGTCCCCGGGTACGCCGGGGCGGCCGGGCGCAACTGGATCAGCGACGGCGGGATCTACGTCATCGCGAACATCCGCGGCGGCGGCGAATACGGCCCCACCTGGCACACCCAGACGCAGAAGGCCGGCCGCCACAAGGTGTACGAAGACTTCTCCTCGGTCGCCAAGGCGCTCGTCGCCGACGGTCTGACCACCGTCGCGCAGCTCGGCGCCATGGGCGGATCCAACGGCGGACTGCTCATGGGAGTCATGGCGACCAAGAACCCCGAGCTTTTCGGCGCGCTGGTGTGCCAGGTCCCGCTGATCGACATGCGGCGTTACCACACGATGCTCGCCGGGGCGTCCTGGGTGGCCGAGTACGGCAACCCCGACGACCCTGCCGAATGGGAGTTCATCAAGCCGTTCTCGCCGTACCACAACGTCCACGCGGACACTCCCTGCCCGCCGATCCTGATCACCACCTCGACCCGCGACGACCGGGTCCACCCGGGCCACGCGCGCAAATTCGCCGCACTGCTGGAGCAGACCGGCCACACCGACGTCCTCTACTACGAGAACATCGAGGGCGGGCACGGTGGCGCGGCCGACAACAAGCAGGCTGCCTTCCTCGCCGCGCTGGCCTACGAATTCCTCTGGCAGCAGTTGGGACCGTAG
- a CDS encoding NADH:flavin oxidoreductase, whose product MTSTHPDPFAPARLGPLRTRNRLIKCATFEGMTPDAVVTDDLVEFHREHAAGGVAISTVAYCAVAPEGRTDRHQIWLRPDAVPGLRRLTDAIHAEGALAAAQVGHAGPVANSVSNRATALAASRMPAPMGMSFTHSPDPDEIAALVQTFADGARLAVDSGFDALELHCGHNYLLSSFLSPLLNRRRDAYGGSLTNRARFAREVAEAVRDAVGDQVAVWVKLNMYDGTPRRGPLRGFDVDEACEVARLFEADGHLDAIEPTAGSSLLNPMYLFHGDAPRKEFAQAFTGAMRWGLKAAGPVFLKAYPYHDAYLLPLARQLRSAVRMPLILLGGVTDRDSIDTAMAEGFDFVAMGRALLREPDLPNRLAADPTVRSQCTHCNLCMPTIYTHTRCPVRTGEVVG is encoded by the coding sequence ATGACCAGCACCCATCCCGACCCGTTCGCCCCTGCCCGCCTCGGCCCCCTGCGCACCCGCAACCGGCTCATCAAGTGCGCCACCTTCGAGGGGATGACCCCCGACGCCGTGGTCACCGACGACCTCGTCGAGTTCCACCGGGAACATGCCGCCGGCGGCGTGGCGATCAGCACCGTCGCCTATTGCGCGGTCGCCCCCGAGGGCCGCACCGATCGCCACCAGATCTGGTTGCGCCCCGACGCCGTGCCCGGGCTGCGGCGCCTCACCGACGCCATCCACGCCGAGGGTGCCCTGGCCGCCGCCCAGGTGGGCCATGCCGGGCCGGTGGCCAACTCGGTCTCCAACCGCGCCACCGCACTCGCCGCCAGCCGGATGCCGGCCCCGATGGGGATGTCCTTCACGCATTCGCCCGACCCCGACGAAATCGCCGCCCTGGTCCAGACTTTCGCCGACGGCGCCCGGCTGGCCGTCGACTCCGGGTTCGACGCGCTGGAACTGCACTGCGGCCACAACTACCTGCTGTCGAGCTTCCTGTCCCCCTTGCTCAACCGTCGCCGCGACGCCTACGGCGGCTCGCTGACCAACCGCGCCCGGTTCGCCCGCGAGGTGGCCGAGGCGGTCCGTGACGCCGTCGGCGACCAGGTCGCCGTCTGGGTGAAGCTCAACATGTACGACGGCACGCCGCGGCGCGGCCCGCTGCGCGGATTCGACGTCGACGAGGCCTGCGAGGTGGCCCGACTCTTCGAAGCCGACGGACACCTCGACGCCATCGAACCGACGGCCGGCAGTTCACTGCTGAACCCGATGTACCTGTTCCACGGCGATGCCCCGCGCAAGGAGTTCGCCCAGGCTTTCACCGGCGCCATGCGCTGGGGGCTCAAGGCGGCCGGTCCGGTGTTCCTGAAGGCCTACCCCTACCACGACGCCTACCTGCTCCCCCTGGCCCGGCAATTGCGCAGCGCGGTGCGGATGCCGCTCATCCTGCTCGGCGGCGTGACCGACCGCGACTCCATCGACACTGCGATGGCCGAGGGGTTCGACTTCGTCGCGATGGGCCGGGCGCTGCTGCGCGAACCCGACCTGCCCAACCGCTTGGCCGCCGATCCGACGGTCCGTTCGCAGTGCACCCACTGCAACCTCTGCATGCCGACGATCTACACCCACACGCGGTGCCCGGTCCGGACCGGCGAGGTAGTCGGATAG
- a CDS encoding TetR/AcrR family transcriptional regulator, whose protein sequence is MPPEAATRDRLLAAAEELFAASSYDAVSVRAICTAAGANVAAVHYHFGTKEDLVAALLNERLVPRWTDAVTALGPSSTVPDVVDAVLAPFAEIAAEQTGRTHLHLLARLVADSPTTRWPAIPGDWTSLRRWGGLLSDLDEKTARSRWALAFDLILTVYGRADRIPRSPDDLAALRSFVIAGLSAPVPATA, encoded by the coding sequence GTGCCCCCCGAAGCCGCCACCCGCGACCGCCTCCTCGCCGCCGCCGAGGAGCTCTTCGCCGCATCCTCCTACGACGCGGTGTCGGTCCGGGCCATCTGCACCGCCGCGGGGGCCAACGTCGCCGCGGTCCACTACCACTTCGGAACCAAGGAAGACCTGGTCGCAGCCCTGCTCAACGAGCGACTCGTGCCCCGTTGGACCGATGCGGTCACGGCCCTGGGCCCGTCGTCGACGGTGCCCGACGTGGTCGACGCCGTCCTCGCCCCGTTCGCCGAGATCGCCGCCGAACAGACCGGCCGGACCCACCTGCACCTGTTGGCGCGCCTCGTCGCCGATTCCCCGACGACGCGGTGGCCGGCCATCCCTGGCGACTGGACATCGCTGCGGCGGTGGGGCGGTCTGCTGTCCGACCTCGACGAGAAGACCGCCCGGAGCCGCTGGGCACTGGCCTTCGACCTGATCCTCACCGTCTACGGACGCGCCGACCGCATCCCCCGCTCCCCCGACGACCTCGCCGCGTTGCGGTCGTTCGTGATCGCCGGGTTGTCCGCGCCGGTTCCCGCGACCGCCTAG
- a CDS encoding linear amide C-N hydrolase: MCTRVMWPDANGTVIVGRNMDFHQELNTNLWKLPRGIRRDDRVDGKLTWTAAYGSVVAGVYDILSTDGVNEKGLGGHVLWLAESDYGTPDPDRPQLAMSVWLQYYLDNFATVDEAVAWTREHNPQVIPMADPTGGSQPAIHLALDDATGDSVILEYLDGKLDVYHSRDYLVMTNSPSYDQQLELVTKFSGLGGDDPLPGTCDARDRFARALYYVNQQVQPADQIHAIAAMFSIIRNAAQPFRTPEPGKPDASQTLWQTVTDLTNLRYVFESTTHPNIVWVDLAEMDFGEGSGEAKLDLINELAVENGLSGNVTAKFTPDKKFHIVSIEQSKLLGQAVEEAKKLATSAHEIQAIVESKYAGLLGA, from the coding sequence ATGTGCACTCGCGTGATGTGGCCCGATGCCAACGGGACCGTGATCGTCGGCCGGAACATGGACTTCCACCAGGAACTCAACACCAACCTGTGGAAGCTGCCCCGCGGAATCCGCCGCGACGACCGCGTCGACGGAAAGCTGACCTGGACGGCCGCCTACGGCAGCGTCGTCGCCGGGGTGTACGACATCTTGTCCACCGACGGTGTGAACGAGAAGGGCCTGGGCGGGCACGTCCTGTGGTTGGCCGAGTCGGACTACGGCACCCCCGATCCCGACCGCCCCCAGTTGGCCATGTCGGTGTGGCTGCAGTACTACCTGGACAACTTCGCCACCGTCGACGAGGCGGTCGCCTGGACGCGCGAGCACAACCCCCAGGTGATCCCGATGGCTGATCCCACCGGCGGCAGCCAACCCGCGATCCACCTGGCCCTCGACGACGCCACCGGCGACTCGGTGATCCTGGAGTACCTCGACGGCAAGCTGGACGTCTACCACAGCCGGGACTACCTCGTGATGACCAATTCGCCGAGCTACGACCAGCAGTTGGAGCTGGTCACCAAGTTCTCCGGACTCGGCGGCGACGATCCGCTGCCCGGGACCTGCGACGCCCGCGACCGGTTCGCGCGGGCGCTCTACTACGTCAACCAACAGGTCCAACCGGCCGACCAGATCCATGCGATCGCGGCGATGTTCAGCATCATCCGCAATGCCGCCCAACCCTTCCGCACCCCCGAACCCGGGAAGCCCGACGCCTCACAGACCCTCTGGCAGACGGTCACCGACCTCACCAACCTCCGCTACGTCTTCGAGTCGACGACCCATCCGAATATCGTCTGGGTCGATCTCGCCGAGATGGACTTCGGCGAGGGCTCCGGCGAGGCCAAGCTGGACCTCATCAACGAACTCGCCGTCGAGAACGGCCTCTCGGGCAACGTGACCGCGAAGTTCACCCCGGACAAGAAGTTCCACATCGTGTCCATCGAGCAGTCCAAGCTCCTCGGCCAAGCAGTCGAGGAGGCCAAGAAGCTGGCCACCAGCGCCCACGAGATCCAGGCGATCGTCGAATCGAAGTACGCCGGACTCCTCGGCGCGTGA